A genomic window from Fibrobacterota bacterium includes:
- a CDS encoding RICIN domain-containing protein — protein MIRNPKRQSRLATVVAFVGYCAFHAAAGNITYTLQRAANPTADQQDAYARITKAMDSALVHYNGLTNQTKALTIQYNTDVPTADASFSGNIRFGASRSYMAPGTAMHEIAHALGSGTTQEYKNLIQNGVFTGPKATAKLREITGDPAAVLKGDAQHFWPLGLNYASEIKSEKDLVDHCRLMEAILQDMFHESVFFQGRIKSRSTGQCMVRAGGALALGSCTDSTSKVRIVAMGDQTLTYRLEFGNQVLDLPNESKTAGTVAGLYGWNGGNHQRVSLVSTANALSPVRLKMVHSDLILRASGTQVVQDVSTASPATQDWELMEVTSSTNPVSHKTGKTPGTWVPRVLVGDGDRFDLNGRRH, from the coding sequence ATGATCAGAAATCCGAAACGCCAGAGTCGTCTTGCGACGGTGGTCGCCTTTGTTGGCTACTGCGCCTTTCACGCCGCTGCCGGCAACATCACCTACACCCTCCAGCGAGCCGCCAACCCCACGGCCGACCAACAAGACGCCTACGCGCGCATCACCAAGGCCATGGATTCGGCGTTGGTGCATTACAACGGCCTCACCAATCAGACCAAAGCCCTCACGATCCAATACAACACGGATGTACCCACGGCCGATGCGAGCTTTTCCGGAAACATCCGCTTTGGGGCCAGTCGCAGCTACATGGCCCCCGGAACGGCCATGCACGAAATCGCCCATGCCTTGGGAAGTGGGACCACGCAGGAATACAAAAACCTGATCCAAAACGGCGTGTTCACGGGGCCCAAGGCCACCGCCAAATTGCGCGAGATCACAGGTGACCCGGCGGCGGTGCTCAAGGGGGACGCTCAACATTTCTGGCCGCTGGGACTCAACTACGCCTCCGAAATCAAATCCGAAAAGGACCTGGTGGACCATTGCCGTCTGATGGAAGCCATCCTCCAGGACATGTTCCACGAAAGCGTGTTTTTCCAAGGGCGCATCAAGTCGCGCTCCACCGGCCAATGCATGGTGCGGGCGGGCGGTGCACTGGCGCTGGGATCGTGCACGGACTCCACCTCGAAAGTGCGGATCGTGGCCATGGGTGATCAAACCCTCACCTACCGGCTGGAGTTCGGGAACCAGGTCCTGGACCTTCCCAACGAATCAAAGACCGCTGGAACGGTTGCGGGGCTCTACGGCTGGAACGGTGGCAACCACCAACGGGTGTCCCTCGTTTCCACCGCCAACGCCCTTTCGCCCGTGCGCTTGAAGATGGTGCACAGCGATCTGATCCTGCGGGCCAGCGGCACCCAGGTGGTCCAGGATGTTTCCACCGCCTCCCCCGCCACCCAGGATTGGGAACTGATGGAAGTCACATCCTCGACAAATCCTGTCTCCCATAAAACGGGAAAGACCCCCGGCACCTGGGTGCCGAGAGTCCTCGTGGGAGATGGCGATCGCTTCGATCTCAACGGTCGCCGTCACTGA
- a CDS encoding TIGR02147 family protein: MESNPCVYAYTDYRKFLLDWLTLRQETDRKFNRSEFHRRLGLPNTRSYVPDVLAGKEISLTFLDRFVVALELDADEARFFRVLVRFNQATTPEERELAFDQLVALNRTPRTIMDPRHYQYYRHWWNGAVRAILAIHNLADEPRKLAALVSPSITEAQAKLSIQLLSDLNLIERDSDGFWKPTDHTLSTGETARDELVRQLQIQQMGLVQSAILDQGRSPDQVVATNTISVSDEGLAMIRRRLERFRSELRSIVHKDANAPSRVHLVSMAIVPLSKNPPAALPLAKAS; encoded by the coding sequence ATGGAATCGAATCCTTGTGTGTACGCGTATACGGATTATCGGAAGTTTCTCCTGGATTGGCTGACTTTGCGTCAGGAAACCGACCGCAAGTTCAACCGCAGCGAATTCCATCGACGTCTAGGTTTGCCCAATACGCGCAGTTATGTCCCGGACGTTCTGGCAGGCAAGGAAATCAGTCTGACGTTTCTGGATCGGTTCGTGGTGGCCTTGGAGCTGGACGCCGACGAGGCGAGGTTTTTCCGCGTTCTGGTGCGGTTCAACCAAGCGACCACCCCGGAAGAACGCGAGCTGGCTTTCGATCAATTGGTCGCCTTGAACCGTACGCCTCGCACCATCATGGATCCCCGCCATTACCAGTATTACAGGCATTGGTGGAACGGAGCCGTGCGGGCGATCTTGGCCATCCACAATCTGGCGGATGAGCCACGCAAGTTGGCGGCGTTGGTCTCTCCCAGCATCACGGAAGCCCAAGCAAAGCTGAGCATCCAGCTGTTGTCTGACTTGAACCTGATCGAACGCGACAGCGACGGATTCTGGAAACCCACCGACCATACCTTGAGCACAGGAGAAACCGCACGTGACGAGCTCGTCCGGCAGTTGCAGATCCAGCAAATGGGACTGGTGCAAAGTGCGATCTTGGATCAGGGTCGATCGCCCGACCAGGTGGTGGCCACCAACACCATCTCGGTTTCCGACGAAGGGCTTGCCATGATCCGAAGGCGACTGGAACGTTTCCGATCCGAGCTCCGATCCATCGTCCACAAGGACGCCAACGCTCCATCGAGGGTACATTTGGTGAGCATGGCCATCGTCCCCCTTTCCAAAAATCCCCCAGCGGCTCTGCCGCTGGCGAAGGCCAGCTGA